Proteins encoded together in one Terriglobus saanensis SP1PR4 window:
- a CDS encoding FAD-dependent oxidoreductase, which produces MSSKRIVQCCCCIAGGGPAGMMLGYLMARAGVETVVLEKHKDFLRDFRGDTVHPSTTQIMQDLGLLEEFLKVPHQKVDHLGGDFGGEKVTLVDFSQLKTPCPYIAFMPQWDFLNFIAEKGKLLPKLTILMEANVTALLHESERVVGVQAETPEGPMEVRATLTVGADGRSSTVRAAAGLVVEDEHAAIDVFWFRVEKNDAEMEGVSMHSNGGKFLITIDRQAYLQCAYVVNKGGAEEIHVRGLEAFRHDVAVAAPELRASVNELAKWDDVKLLRVSVDRLIKWSAPGMLCIGDAAHTMSPVGGVGINLAVQDAVATANLLSVPLREGRLTDAMVEKVQARRLWPAKVVQTFQGAVQKNLLKPALAGKLSKMPLIFRIASRSRWMQGMAARFVGLGVRQERVRWKAF; this is translated from the coding sequence ATGAGCTCAAAACGAATCGTCCAGTGCTGTTGCTGTATTGCAGGAGGTGGCCCCGCGGGCATGATGCTGGGGTATCTGATGGCGCGGGCAGGCGTGGAGACCGTGGTGCTTGAGAAGCATAAGGACTTTCTCCGCGATTTTCGAGGAGATACCGTTCATCCCTCCACGACGCAGATTATGCAGGACCTCGGGCTGCTGGAGGAGTTCCTGAAAGTGCCTCATCAAAAGGTGGACCACCTGGGCGGGGATTTTGGCGGGGAGAAAGTGACGCTCGTTGACTTCTCGCAACTCAAGACGCCGTGCCCGTATATCGCCTTCATGCCGCAGTGGGATTTTCTTAATTTCATCGCCGAAAAGGGAAAGCTCCTTCCAAAGTTGACGATTCTGATGGAAGCCAATGTGACGGCCCTTCTGCATGAGAGTGAACGTGTGGTGGGGGTGCAGGCGGAGACTCCCGAGGGGCCGATGGAGGTTCGCGCCACGTTGACGGTCGGAGCGGATGGGCGAAGCTCCACGGTGCGTGCAGCAGCCGGTCTTGTGGTGGAGGACGAGCACGCCGCGATTGATGTCTTCTGGTTTCGTGTGGAGAAGAACGACGCGGAGATGGAAGGGGTCTCGATGCATTCCAACGGTGGCAAGTTCCTGATCACGATTGATCGGCAAGCCTATCTTCAGTGTGCATATGTCGTGAATAAGGGTGGGGCGGAGGAGATCCACGTCCGTGGGTTGGAGGCTTTTCGCCATGATGTTGCCGTCGCAGCACCAGAGCTTCGTGCTTCGGTTAACGAGCTAGCGAAGTGGGATGATGTGAAGCTGTTGAGGGTCTCTGTCGATCGCTTAATCAAGTGGAGCGCGCCTGGGATGCTCTGCATCGGCGATGCCGCTCATACTATGTCTCCTGTGGGAGGTGTCGGAATCAATCTGGCGGTGCAGGATGCGGTGGCTACGGCGAATCTTCTGTCCGTGCCGTTGCGCGAGGGCCGACTGACCGATGCCATGGTGGAGAAAGTGCAGGCGCGCAGGCTTTGGCCGGCGAAGGTTGTGCAGACGTTTCAAGGTGCCGTGCAGAAGAACTTGTTGAAGCCTGCGCTGGCAGGAAAGTTATCGAAGATGCCTTTAATATTTAGGATCGCTTCGCGTTCGCGGTGGATGCAGGGGATGGCCGCTCGTTTTGTCGGTCTTGGTGTACGCCAGGAACGGGTCCGTTGGAAGGCTTTTTAG
- a CDS encoding TonB-dependent receptor, with translation MFRSGCIFLSAVLASSTLAFTQGTLTTASVTGRVLDPSGAAIPQVNISVLEVATNQARTVETDGQGRFRVPFLPVGTYRFTAQPKGFAATTREIQLTVGGAFDLTLQMEVAEEKTAITVAAQPPVVEENRSQISETVLQREINDLPYSGRNFLDLALLAPGVSPTNTASVQTFAETAPVVGQGYSINSQRNFSNSFVVDGLSANDDAAGLAGNSYGLDVIREFQVVTSGGQAEFGRALGGYFNIVTRSGSKDVHGTVYGFLRNQRLNAQNALSQNKLPLTQGQYGASLSGPIRRERTFLFGNYEGRRMNTAGVITINPVQAAAVNTRLDTIGFTGPRLTVGSGATTLYPTNVHTDNGFLRLDHRFSDSDQLNVRYSYYGLASINARGAGSLADVSYGTAVQDTNHTVAISNIAMLTPRTFNESRGQFTYDSLNAPSNTQNSPAVTISGVATFGRFSSSPTARLNYLYEAVDNLVMQRGAHTFKTGVDFLFNDDTITFPMSIAGSYTFASLAAFQTSGTSYASFSQNFGTPFVQQNNPNIGVYMQDEWKATPSLTLNLGVRYDLQFLRTISTDKNNVSPRVGFAWSPFANKGTVVRGSFGLFYDRVPLRALANALLSANNTTDPSHGRLLQYTYVPGDTGAPTFPNVSTTPNPGSKISYALMNPNIQNAYSEQASLGVEQQINRTGTLGISYQHTRGLHLLSSLNRNINLDGFRPDATRGNIKPYDSVFDSYYDGLAVSFLERPVSWGSARVSYTWSKAIDDVGEFFFSSPINNFDLSVDRSRSDDDQRHRLVFDATLNSPMSHAKNVMAHLTHGWRLGGIVQYYSQLPFNVTTGGQTKQQTTQRPCIAATGLSVAPSGVTNACTEGLKGFVIGRNVGTGFDFFALNARLSRTFSLTDRVHLEGIAEAFNALNHRNDMIPNGTFGTGAYPASPNTSGTPFGGATAVGDPRSVQLAARISF, from the coding sequence ATGTTTCGATCTGGATGTATTTTCTTGAGTGCCGTGCTGGCTTCCTCTACCCTGGCTTTCACGCAGGGAACTTTGACGACCGCTTCCGTGACGGGGAGAGTACTTGATCCGAGTGGTGCCGCAATTCCGCAGGTCAATATCTCGGTATTAGAAGTCGCTACAAATCAAGCAAGAACCGTGGAGACGGACGGCCAGGGACGCTTTCGTGTTCCTTTCCTGCCTGTGGGCACTTACCGGTTCACCGCGCAGCCGAAAGGGTTTGCAGCAACGACTCGCGAGATTCAGTTGACGGTAGGGGGCGCCTTCGACCTGACGCTGCAAATGGAGGTGGCCGAAGAGAAGACCGCGATCACGGTTGCCGCGCAACCGCCTGTGGTGGAAGAGAACCGCAGCCAGATCTCGGAGACCGTCCTGCAAAGAGAGATCAACGACCTTCCGTACAGCGGTAGAAACTTCCTGGATCTCGCGCTGCTTGCACCGGGTGTAAGCCCTACCAATACGGCAAGCGTTCAAACTTTCGCGGAGACGGCTCCGGTCGTAGGCCAGGGCTATTCGATCAACAGCCAACGCAACTTCTCCAATAGTTTTGTCGTGGATGGACTCTCCGCAAACGACGATGCTGCCGGTCTGGCGGGTAATTCGTATGGGCTGGATGTGATTCGTGAGTTTCAGGTGGTGACTTCGGGAGGGCAGGCTGAGTTTGGTCGCGCGCTTGGAGGATACTTCAATATTGTGACGCGCAGCGGCAGCAAGGATGTGCACGGCACGGTGTATGGGTTCCTTCGCAATCAGAGGCTCAATGCGCAGAACGCTTTGTCGCAGAACAAGCTTCCGCTCACACAGGGCCAGTACGGGGCGAGTCTTTCCGGGCCGATCCGGCGGGAGCGGACGTTTCTCTTCGGCAACTATGAAGGTCGACGCATGAATACCGCAGGCGTGATTACGATCAATCCGGTGCAGGCGGCTGCAGTCAACACACGGCTCGACACAATCGGTTTCACCGGGCCACGACTGACTGTGGGAAGTGGAGCGACCACGCTCTATCCCACAAACGTTCACACCGATAACGGCTTTCTTCGTCTGGATCATCGATTCAGTGATTCCGACCAGTTGAATGTCCGCTATAGCTACTACGGGCTGGCAAGCATCAATGCGCGCGGTGCCGGGAGCCTGGCGGATGTGAGTTACGGCACGGCGGTGCAGGATACAAATCACACTGTTGCGATCAGCAATATCGCAATGCTCACTCCACGAACCTTCAACGAATCGCGTGGGCAGTTCACCTACGACAGCTTGAACGCGCCGTCCAATACGCAGAACAGCCCCGCAGTGACGATCAGCGGCGTGGCAACCTTCGGACGCTTTTCTTCCTCTCCAACGGCACGTTTGAACTATCTCTATGAAGCAGTCGACAACCTGGTAATGCAGCGTGGAGCGCACACCTTCAAAACAGGCGTGGACTTCCTGTTCAACGACGACACGATCACCTTTCCCATGTCCATTGCGGGATCCTATACGTTCGCGTCTTTGGCTGCGTTTCAGACGAGTGGAACGTCGTACGCTTCGTTCTCGCAAAACTTCGGCACGCCCTTTGTGCAGCAGAACAATCCCAACATCGGCGTGTACATGCAGGATGAGTGGAAGGCGACGCCTTCTTTGACTTTGAATCTCGGCGTCCGCTATGACCTGCAGTTTCTGCGGACCATTAGTACGGACAAAAACAACGTTTCACCGCGCGTCGGTTTTGCATGGTCGCCGTTTGCGAACAAGGGAACTGTTGTGCGCGGAAGTTTTGGTTTGTTTTACGACCGTGTGCCTTTGCGTGCTCTGGCGAATGCTCTGTTGTCCGCGAATAACACGACCGATCCCTCGCATGGCCGCTTGCTTCAATACACCTATGTTCCTGGAGACACGGGTGCTCCGACCTTTCCAAATGTTTCGACCACACCGAATCCTGGCTCCAAGATAAGCTACGCATTGATGAACCCGAACATTCAGAATGCTTACTCTGAACAGGCGAGTCTTGGTGTGGAGCAGCAGATCAATCGAACGGGCACGCTCGGTATCAGCTATCAGCACACGCGGGGACTCCATCTGCTGTCTTCGCTGAATCGCAACATCAACCTGGACGGCTTCAGGCCTGACGCCACACGTGGCAACATCAAGCCGTACGATTCGGTCTTCGATTCGTACTATGACGGCCTGGCTGTTTCTTTTCTGGAGCGGCCTGTCTCATGGGGTTCTGCGCGTGTGTCCTATACGTGGTCGAAGGCCATCGACGATGTCGGCGAGTTCTTCTTCAGCTCGCCGATTAACAACTTCGATCTAAGTGTGGATCGCAGTCGTTCCGACGACGATCAACGGCACCGCCTGGTCTTCGATGCGACGTTGAATTCGCCCATGTCGCATGCCAAGAACGTGATGGCGCATCTCACGCATGGCTGGCGTCTGGGAGGCATCGTGCAGTACTACTCGCAACTTCCTTTCAATGTAACGACGGGCGGACAGACCAAGCAGCAGACGACGCAGCGGCCTTGTATCGCAGCAACCGGTTTGAGCGTCGCTCCGAGTGGAGTCACCAATGCCTGTACAGAAGGCCTGAAAGGTTTCGTCATCGGACGGAATGTCGGGACGGGTTTTGATTTCTTCGCGTTGAACGCGCGGCTGAGCCGAACCTTTTCGCTGACGGATCGCGTTCACCTGGAGGGCATTGCCGAAGCTTTCAATGCACTGAACCATCGCAACGACATGATTCCGAATGGAACCTTCGGCACGGGAGCTTACCCTGCATCGCCGAATACCTCAGGCACACCGTTTGGAGGTGCGACTGCAGTGGGCGATCCAAGGAGCGTACAACTGGCTGCGCGCATCAGCTTCTAG
- a CDS encoding winged helix-turn-helix transcriptional regulator has product MQRKSMKESPCPIARTLDLIGEWWSILILRDAFQGKKRFTEFQQSLGLAKNVLSARLHKLVDNGILEIIPASDGSAYHEYVLTDKGRSLQPVLIALNQWGASYLPQRRPSKLEPDRKTR; this is encoded by the coding sequence ATGCAACGTAAAAGCATGAAAGAATCGCCCTGTCCGATTGCGCGCACCCTGGACCTGATTGGCGAGTGGTGGTCTATCCTCATCCTCCGAGACGCCTTCCAAGGCAAGAAGCGATTTACGGAGTTTCAACAGAGTCTTGGATTGGCGAAAAATGTGTTAAGCGCCCGCTTGCACAAATTGGTAGACAACGGCATCCTGGAAATTATTCCCGCGTCGGACGGAAGCGCATACCACGAATACGTCTTGACCGATAAGGGACGATCCCTGCAGCCCGTCTTGATCGCTCTAAATCAGTGGGGCGCGTCTTATCTCCCCCAGCGCCGCCCCAGCAAATTAGAGCCTGATCGTAAAACGCGGTAG